One part of the Salinivirga cyanobacteriivorans genome encodes these proteins:
- a CDS encoding tyrosine-type recombinase/integrase: MDQYFKQYLVEKGFAISTAGDYGSFIEKKFKLYLHELSLSAESFDNEQLMQYIRYRKGQSIQAKTINLELKKIGYYLEFKGLPNVAENVRLKGVQRTVPHDLFTQKQLDEIYQKFPESRNHWTHENTLKTYHIILGLKIYQGLQTCELVKLEINHLQLGKGQIYVPSTKRTNKRILALKPFQILPLHEYLLTERKALSDEIEGPYLFHKKRLGRGMPRIKKMINRYGPRLKNMAQIRASVITNWLQHYNLREVQYMAGHKYVSSTERYRTDNLEDLQKELEKYHPLK, from the coding sequence ATGGTTCTTTCATTGAAAAGAAGTTTAAACTTTATTTGCATGAACTATCTCTTTCAGCTGAAAGTTTTGATAATGAGCAGTTAATGCAGTACATCCGCTATCGAAAAGGCCAAAGCATACAGGCAAAAACCATCAATTTAGAGTTAAAAAAAATCGGCTATTACTTGGAATTTAAAGGCCTGCCCAACGTTGCAGAAAACGTCCGATTAAAAGGCGTACAGCGCACGGTACCGCACGATTTATTTACCCAAAAGCAGCTCGATGAAATATACCAAAAGTTCCCTGAAAGCCGCAACCACTGGACGCACGAAAACACGTTGAAAACCTATCACATCATTTTAGGGTTGAAAATTTACCAGGGCTTACAAACCTGTGAACTGGTAAAGCTGGAGATCAACCATTTGCAACTGGGCAAAGGCCAAATTTATGTACCTTCCACCAAAAGGACCAACAAAAGGATATTAGCGCTAAAGCCCTTTCAAATACTACCGTTGCACGAATATCTTTTGACCGAAAGAAAAGCGTTGAGCGATGAAATCGAAGGCCCTTATTTGTTCCACAAAAAGCGGCTGGGCCGTGGCATGCCAAGAATAAAAAAGATGATAAACCGGTACGGACCGAGGTTAAAAAACATGGCACAAATCCGGGCATCGGTCATTACAAATTGGTTGCAACATTACAATTTACGGGAAGTGCAATACATGGCCGGGCACAAGTATGTAAGCAGCACAGAGCGTTACAGGACGGACAATTTAGAAGATCTGCAAAAGGAGTTAGAAAAATATCATCCGTTGAAATGA